In Caretta caretta isolate rCarCar2 chromosome 4, rCarCar1.hap1, whole genome shotgun sequence, one genomic interval encodes:
- the RPL34 gene encoding large ribosomal subunit protein eL34: MVQRLTYRRRLSYNTASNKTRLSRTPGNRIVYLYTKKVGKAPKSACGVCPGRLRGVRAVRPKVLMRLSKTKKHVSRAYGGSMCAKCVRDRIKRAFLIEEQKIVVKVLKAQAQSQKSK, translated from the exons ATGGTTCAGCGTCTGACATACCGTCGTAGGTTGTCCTACAACACAGCCTCTAACAAGACCAGGCT GTCCCGGACACCAGGTAACAGGATTGTTTACCTTTACACTAAGAAAGTTGGCAAGGCACCAAAGTCTGCATGTGGTGTGTGTCCAGGAAGACTTCGCGGT GTTCGTGCTGTGCGCCCTAAAGTCCTTATGAGGTTGTCAAAAACAAAGAAGCATGTTAGCAGAGCCTATGGCGGTTCCATGTGTGCTAAATGTGTCCGTGACag AATCAAACGAGCTTTCCTTATTGAGGAGCAGAAGATTGTTGTGAAAGTGTTGAAGgcacaagcacagagtcagaaATCTAAGTGA